A single region of the Shumkonia mesophila genome encodes:
- a CDS encoding acyl carrier protein: protein MSDVGDRVKKIVVEHLGVEETKVTENASFIDDLGADSLDTVELVMAFEEEFNCEIPDDAAEKILTIKDAIDFIEAHK, encoded by the coding sequence ATGAGTGATGTTGGTGATCGCGTGAAGAAAATCGTCGTGGAGCATCTCGGGGTCGAAGAGACGAAGGTGACCGAGAATGCCAGCTTCATCGATGATCTCGGGGCCGACAGCCTGGACACGGTTGAGCTCGTCATGGCGTTCGAGGAGGAATTCAACTGCGAAATCCCCGACGACGCCGCCGAAAAGATCCTGACCATCAAGGACGCCATCGACTTCATCGAGGCGCACAAGTAG
- the fabG gene encoding 3-oxoacyl-[acyl-carrier-protein] reductase — translation MFDFSGKCALITGASGGIGGAIARLLHGQGATLGLTDMRREGMEALAKELGGRTHLFEANLSDPEAPAKLVADAEKAMGRIDILINNAGLTRDNLAMRMKDEDWQLVLDVNLTAAFRLSRACLRPMMKQRSGRIVGIASIVGVTGNAGQVNYAASKGGMIAMSKSMAQEVASRGITVNCVAPGFIATPMTDALSDEQKQRLVASIPGGRLGTPQDVAAAVAFLASDEAAYVTGQTVHVNGGMAMI, via the coding sequence ATGTTCGACTTTTCCGGAAAATGCGCGTTGATCACCGGGGCCTCCGGCGGCATCGGCGGGGCCATCGCCCGCCTGCTGCACGGGCAGGGGGCGACGCTGGGCCTGACCGACATGCGCCGCGAGGGCATGGAGGCGCTGGCCAAGGAGTTGGGCGGACGGACCCATCTGTTCGAGGCGAACCTAAGCGATCCCGAGGCCCCGGCCAAGCTGGTGGCCGACGCCGAAAAGGCGATGGGGCGCATCGACATCCTTATCAACAACGCCGGCCTGACCCGCGACAACCTGGCCATGCGCATGAAGGACGAGGACTGGCAACTGGTGCTCGACGTCAACCTGACGGCGGCGTTCCGGCTGTCGCGGGCCTGCCTTCGCCCGATGATGAAGCAGCGCTCGGGGCGCATCGTCGGCATCGCCTCCATCGTTGGGGTGACGGGCAACGCCGGCCAGGTCAACTACGCGGCCTCGAAGGGCGGCATGATCGCCATGTCGAAGTCGATGGCCCAGGAAGTGGCCTCGCGCGGCATCACGGTCAACTGCGTGGCCCCCGGCTTCATTGCCACCCCGATGACCGATGCCCTGTCCGACGAGCAGAAGCAGCGTTTGGTGGCCAGCATCCCGGGCGGCCGTCTGGGCACGCCCCAGGATGTCGCCGCCGCCGTGGCGTTCCTGGCCAGCGACGAGGCCGCCTACGTCACCGGGCAAACCGTGCATGTCAACGGCGGCATGGCCATGATCTAG